CCAGGGCCTCGGGGGGGACGTCCCACGCCTCGTACGTCGCGTCGACGCCGAGCGCGGCGAACGCCGCGTCGTGCAGCACCGGACTGAGACTGTGCCCCGCGGGGTGGGCCCACAGCACCGCCCGGCGCGTCATCCCGCGGCGGGGGCCCCAGGGGTCCGGGCGTCCATCCGCTCGCGCACGATCCGCATCGCCGCCGCCACGTCGTCGTCGCCGACGTGCCGGTGCGTCACGAGGCGGATCGTGCGCGGCCCCAGCGCGTTGGCGCGGACGCCGTGCGCGTCCCAGTCCGCCGCGACGGCGGGCGCGTCCTCGACGGCGAGGTACACCATGTTGCTCTGCACGCTGTCCAGGTCGATCGTCACGCCCGGCACCCCCTGCAGGCCCTCGGCGAGGGCGCGGGCGCGCGCGTGGTCGTCGGCGAGGCGGGCGGGCCCGTGCCGGATCGCTTCGAGGCCGGCGGCGGCCAACCCGCCGATCTGCCGCATGCCGCCCCCGAACGCCTTGCGGTAGCGGTGCGCGTCGCGCAGCACGTCGCGCCGCCCGACCAGGACCGTGCCGACCGGCGCGCCGAGCCCTTTGCTGAGGCAGATCGAGACGGTGTCGAACCCGGCGGCGACGTCGGCGATCTCGACCCCGAGCGCCACGGCGGCGTTGTAGGCGCGCGCCCCGTCGAGGTGCACCGGGAGGCCCTCGGCGCGGCCGGCCTCGATCAGGGCGCGCTGCCGGTCGAGCGGCACGACGGTGCCACCCGCCTTGTTGTGCGTGTTCTCGAGCACCAGCAGCCCGGTCGGCGCCTGGTGGGGGCTGCGGTGCACCGCGTCGTGCACCGCGTCCGGCGTCGGGACGCCGCCCGGCGCGGGAATCGGCCTTGGGGTGAGGCCGGACAGGAGCGACATCGCTCCGATCTCGTACTCGTAGACGTGCGCGCCGGCCGGCACGATCACCTCGACGCCGCGGCCGGTGAGGGCCGCGATGGCGGCCTGGTTGCTCATGGTGCCGCTCGGGAAGAACAGGCCGGCCTCGTGGCCGGTGCGTTCGGCGAGCTCCTCCTGCAGGCGGACGGTGGTGGGGTCCTCGCCGTAGACGTCGTCGCCGACCGCCGCCTCCGCCATCGCGCGGCGCATGGCGTCGTCGGGCCGGGTCACGGTGTCGCTGCGCAGATCGATCGGTGCCTGGGTCACGTCAATCCCCTCCCACGCCCGCCGGAGCGGGCGTCGCGTCGGGCGTCGTCGCGGGCGTCGCGTCCGGCGTCGCACCGGACCCCCCGTCCCCGCTCGCGGCGCGCGCGCCCTCCGGCGCGTCGCCGCTGTCCGGCGCCGCCGCCAGCGCGTGCTCGGCGAGGAACGCCCCGAACGCGTCGGCGCCGCGGGCGTACATCCACGCGCGACGGTCCTTCTTCCCCATCCGCCGGCCGGCCGCGTCCTTCTTCGGCGCGTTCGGCACGAGGCCCCAGTTCGCGTTCATCGGTTGGAAGCCGTCGGGGTTGGCGCCCGACAGGAACCGCACCAGCCCCCCGAGCATCGACGCTTCGGGCGGCACCAGCGGCGGCTGCCCGAGGCTCCGGCGGGCGGCGTTCGTGCCGGCCAACCAGCCGGTCGCCGACGACTCGAGGTAGCCCTCGGTGCCGGCGAGCACGCCGGCGACGAACAGGTCGGCGTCGTGACGCAGCGCCAGGTGCGGCTCGAGGAGGCGCGGGGCGTTGAGGTAGGTGTTGCGGTGCATCACGCCGTAGCGGACGACGTCGGCGTTCTCCAGGCCGGGCAGGGTCGTCACGACCGTCTTCTGGTCGCCCCACTTCAGGCCGGTCTGGAACCCCACGAGCGACCACA
The DNA window shown above is from Trueperaceae bacterium and carries:
- a CDS encoding GntG family PLP-dependent aldolase, which encodes MTQAPIDLRSDTVTRPDDAMRRAMAEAAVGDDVYGEDPTTVRLQEELAERTGHEAGLFFPSGTMSNQAAIAALTGRGVEVIVPAGAHVYEYEIGAMSLLSGLTPRPIPAPGGVPTPDAVHDAVHRSPHQAPTGLLVLENTHNKAGGTVVPLDRQRALIEAGRAEGLPVHLDGARAYNAAVALGVEIADVAAGFDTVSICLSKGLGAPVGTVLVGRRDVLRDAHRYRKAFGGGMRQIGGLAAAGLEAIRHGPARLADDHARARALAEGLQGVPGVTIDLDSVQSNMVYLAVEDAPAVAADWDAHGVRANALGPRTIRLVTHRHVGDDDVAAAMRIVRERMDARTPGAPAAG